A stretch of Chitinophaga caeni DNA encodes these proteins:
- a CDS encoding MFS transporter has protein sequence MHPESTSTGKTRVFNAAVIVASLGYFVDIYDLLLFGIVRIKSLQSLGLDKEQIEHYGLLLINYQMAGLLIGGIIWGILGDKRGRLSVLFGSILLYSVANIANGMIGGDNAITWYIVWRFVAGLGLAGELGAGITLVSEVLPKEKRGIGTMIVASIGISGAIAAYFVSTYFGDDWRMCYYIGGGLGLTLLFLRISVVESGMFHNSRQENVSRGNYLKFFTDGNRFKRYLKCVLIGTPTWYVVGILIFFSNSFAEHLGVQGKIEPGKAIMICYAALTIGDFASGALSQYLKSRKKVLYIFYALTLASIIIYFSAHGVSTTAFYCICGLLGFSVGFWAIFVTVAAEQFGTNYRAMAATTAPNYARGMLNVITPVFLSLQTVLEGRFNSSYLASGLITGLICMAVAFIAALTSDETFGKELNYVEND, from the coding sequence ATGCATCCTGAATCCACGTCAACCGGGAAAACCCGGGTATTCAACGCGGCCGTTATCGTTGCTTCGCTTGGATATTTTGTAGACATCTATGATCTCCTATTATTTGGAATCGTTCGTATTAAGAGCTTACAATCCTTAGGCTTAGATAAGGAACAGATTGAACATTACGGTTTATTATTGATTAATTACCAGATGGCCGGGTTACTCATCGGTGGTATTATCTGGGGTATTTTAGGCGATAAACGTGGCCGCTTATCTGTTCTTTTCGGTAGCATCCTACTGTATTCCGTTGCTAATATCGCCAATGGAATGATCGGTGGGGATAATGCCATTACCTGGTATATCGTTTGGAGATTTGTTGCGGGGCTTGGCTTGGCTGGAGAACTCGGTGCAGGGATTACCCTCGTTTCAGAGGTATTACCGAAGGAGAAGCGGGGCATCGGTACTATGATCGTTGCAAGCATAGGTATTTCCGGGGCTATAGCGGCATATTTCGTATCAACCTATTTCGGGGATGATTGGAGGATGTGTTACTACATTGGCGGTGGGCTTGGCTTGACGCTTTTATTCTTAAGGATCAGCGTGGTAGAGAGCGGGATGTTCCATAATAGCCGGCAGGAAAATGTGAGCCGCGGCAATTATCTCAAGTTTTTTACAGATGGCAACCGGTTTAAACGTTACTTAAAGTGTGTACTCATCGGTACACCGACTTGGTATGTTGTCGGTATCCTGATATTTTTCTCCAATTCTTTTGCCGAACATTTAGGGGTACAAGGTAAAATAGAACCCGGCAAAGCGATCATGATTTGTTATGCCGCTTTAACCATCGGGGATTTTGCCAGCGGTGCGTTGAGTCAATATTTGAAAAGCAGGAAAAAAGTACTGTACATATTTTATGCATTGACTTTGGCCAGCATCATTATTTATTTTTCTGCTCACGGTGTTTCTACGACTGCATTTTATTGCATCTGCGGTTTGCTGGGTTTCAGTGTTGGGTTCTGGGCAATATTTGTAACGGTGGCAGCAGAACAGTTTGGTACAAACTACCGCGCCATGGCAGCTACTACGGCGCCTAACTACGCCCGTGGCATGCTGAATGTTATTACACCGGTTTTTTTATCATTGCAAACTGTTTTAGAAGGTCGTTTTAACTCTTCCTACCTGGCCAGCGGTTTGATAACAGGTTTAATCTGCATGGCTGTTGCTTTCATCGCCGCCTTAACTAGTGATGAAACTTTCGGCAAAGAATTGAATTATGTTGAAAATGACTAA
- a CDS encoding NADPH-dependent FMN reductase: MEKKKSILIINGSASHPSSNYRIIEFIARQAKDIFNTRIYNNLKSLPHFDPSLSTDEPPASILEVRESILQADGVIICSPEYIFSIPSGLKNLFEWCVATTVFNEKPVGIITAAAMGIKGHEELQLILTTLMAQLQDSCSLIIQGIKGKINSDGDFLDSQTEQECLQFVESYKRWVL, from the coding sequence ATGGAAAAGAAGAAAAGTATCTTGATTATTAACGGTAGCGCCAGCCATCCATCTTCCAACTATAGAATCATTGAATTTATTGCCCGCCAGGCAAAAGATATTTTCAATACCCGCATCTATAATAACTTAAAATCCTTACCGCATTTCGATCCCAGTTTATCCACCGATGAGCCTCCTGCAAGCATCCTCGAAGTTAGGGAATCGATCTTGCAGGCAGATGGCGTCATTATTTGTTCCCCGGAATATATCTTCAGCATACCCAGCGGGTTAAAAAACCTCTTCGAATGGTGCGTGGCTACGACCGTGTTTAATGAAAAACCTGTTGGCATCATAACTGCCGCGGCAATGGGTATTAAAGGACATGAAGAATTACAACTGATACTTACTACCTTGATGGCCCAATTGCAAGATTCCTGTAGTTTAATCATCCAGGGAATCAAGGGGAAAATTAATTCCGACGGTGATTTCCTCGATAGTCAAACGGAACAAGAATGCCTGCAATTCGTGGAAAGCTATAAGCGTTGGGTGCTATAA
- a CDS encoding MarR family winged helix-turn-helix transcriptional regulator, translating to MSNLEKLIATKAFTNDYHRGMVSLVFVGNWMVDRHQQFFKQYDITMQQFNILRILRGQHPKVASINSLKERMLDKMSDVSRLVQRLKKAGLIDTKSCEMDRRAVDVSITAKGLELLKTIDLELHTLEDNLKDTLNDGEIQQLNHLLDKILTNY from the coding sequence ATGTCGAATCTAGAAAAACTGATCGCAACAAAAGCTTTTACTAATGACTATCACCGCGGGATGGTGAGCCTCGTATTTGTAGGAAATTGGATGGTAGACCGTCACCAACAATTTTTTAAACAATACGATATCACCATGCAACAGTTCAATATCCTGCGGATATTGAGGGGACAACACCCTAAAGTTGCTAGTATCAATTCCTTGAAAGAAAGGATGCTGGATAAGATGAGTGATGTTTCCCGGCTAGTACAACGGTTGAAAAAAGCGGGATTGATTGATACCAAAAGTTGCGAGATGGATCGCCGCGCTGTCGATGTTTCCATTACGGCAAAAGGTTTAGAGCTATTGAAAACCATCGATTTAGAACTGCACACCTTGGAAGATAACCTAAAAGATACCTTGAACGATGGAGAAATTCAACAGTTAAACCATCTTTTAGATAAGATATTGACCAATTATTAA
- a CDS encoding YceI family protein encodes MKKLLLALVAFAPLALFAQKTTWKADPAHTSVNFSVNHLGISQVAGKFEKFDGTVVSSNKDFTGAQINFTVDVNSVNTGVDQRDTHLKSDDFFNAAKFPEMKFTGTAFKKISDDKYLLVGDLTIRDVTKTVTFEVVHKGGIIVDPWGNNRAGFIAKTKINRFDFNINYGKDNTAVGKEVRLVINLEIVQQKS; translated from the coding sequence ATGAAAAAATTATTGCTAGCCCTAGTGGCCTTTGCTCCCCTGGCGCTTTTTGCCCAAAAAACTACCTGGAAGGCTGACCCAGCGCATACTTCTGTAAATTTCAGCGTAAACCACCTCGGGATCTCCCAGGTAGCAGGTAAATTCGAAAAGTTCGATGGAACTGTTGTTAGCTCCAACAAGGATTTTACAGGCGCTCAAATCAACTTTACCGTTGATGTAAACAGCGTAAACACCGGGGTAGATCAAAGGGATACGCACTTGAAAAGTGATGATTTCTTCAATGCTGCCAAGTTCCCCGAAATGAAATTTACCGGTACCGCTTTCAAGAAAATTAGCGATGATAAATACTTGCTAGTTGGTGACCTTACGATCAGGGATGTAACGAAAACAGTTACTTTCGAGGTCGTACATAAAGGTGGTATCATCGTGGATCCCTGGGGTAATAACCGCGCCGGTTTTATCGCCAAAACTAAAATCAACCGCTTCGATTTTAATATCAATTACGGGAAAGACAATACTGCTGTTGGTAAAGAAGTGCGCCTGGTGATTAACCTGGAAATCGTACAACAAAAATCTTAA
- the mdh gene encoding malate dehydrogenase, whose amino-acid sequence MKVTVVGAGNVGATCANVLAHRDFLQEVVLLDIKEGTAEGKALDMWQQAPIDYYSTKTLGVTNDYARTANSDVVVITSGLPRKPGMSRDDLISTNANIVKSVTENINKYSPDAIIIVVSNPLDVMTYCAFLAAKKDSNKVFGMAGILDTARYRAFLADEIGCSPKDIQAILMGGHGDTMVPLPRYTTVGGIPVTELVAGDKLEAIIQRTKVGGGEIVNLLGTSAWYAPGAAAAQMVEAILKDEKRIFPCCAWLTGEYGLKDIYLGVPVVLGKNGIEKIIELQLNDDEKALLSTSANHVKEVMDVLDNMKVVSA is encoded by the coding sequence ATGAAAGTTACTGTAGTAGGTGCTGGAAATGTGGGCGCTACCTGCGCTAATGTGCTGGCACACAGGGATTTCTTGCAAGAAGTAGTATTACTGGATATCAAGGAAGGAACTGCCGAAGGTAAAGCTTTAGATATGTGGCAACAAGCCCCGATCGACTATTATAGCACCAAAACTTTAGGCGTTACCAATGATTATGCAAGAACTGCAAACAGTGATGTGGTAGTAATCACTTCCGGCTTACCTCGTAAACCGGGTATGAGCCGCGATGACCTGATTTCTACGAATGCTAACATCGTGAAGTCAGTAACAGAAAACATCAACAAATATTCCCCTGATGCTATCATCATCGTGGTGTCCAATCCTTTGGACGTGATGACCTACTGCGCTTTCCTTGCTGCCAAAAAAGACAGCAACAAGGTATTCGGTATGGCCGGTATCCTCGATACTGCCCGTTACCGCGCTTTCTTAGCCGACGAAATCGGCTGCTCCCCTAAAGATATTCAAGCGATCCTGATGGGTGGCCACGGCGATACCATGGTTCCTTTACCAAGATATACTACCGTGGGTGGTATTCCCGTAACGGAGTTGGTAGCCGGCGATAAATTAGAAGCGATTATTCAACGTACCAAAGTTGGTGGTGGTGAAATCGTTAACTTGTTGGGAACTTCCGCTTGGTATGCCCCCGGTGCTGCTGCCGCTCAAATGGTGGAAGCTATCCTGAAAGATGAAAAACGTATTTTCCCTTGCTGCGCATGGCTGACAGGTGAATACGGTTTGAAAGATATCTACTTGGGCGTTCCTGTAGTGCTGGGTAAAAACGGTATCGAGAAAATCATCGAATTGCAATTGAACGATGATGAGAAAGCGTTGTTGAGCACTTCTGCCAATCACGTTAAAGAAGTAATGGATGTATTGGACAATATGAAAGTAGTAAGCGCTTAA
- a CDS encoding peroxiredoxin family protein, whose translation MRTVLFLALWIACCIPNTGHAQVKNQQNNSQLPVYQQFPTLPPFQLYLEDGSVYNKQLLHNNKPTVLIIFSVECDHCKILTEDITKKIEKFKNVNILMITPFRVDRMKEYYNEYKIGSYPNITMVSEPTRQIMYFYGLREFPGVYIYDKKRQLKHEVTAALNVENILSSL comes from the coding sequence ATGCGTACAGTTCTATTTTTGGCTTTATGGATCGCCTGTTGCATTCCGAATACCGGCCATGCACAGGTTAAGAATCAACAAAACAACTCGCAATTACCTGTTTACCAACAATTTCCAACTTTACCCCCGTTCCAGCTTTACCTGGAAGATGGCAGTGTTTATAACAAGCAATTGCTGCATAATAATAAACCGACTGTCCTGATTATCTTCAGCGTAGAATGTGATCACTGTAAAATACTTACAGAAGATATTACGAAGAAGATCGAAAAATTTAAAAATGTGAATATCTTGATGATTACCCCTTTCAGGGTTGATCGCATGAAGGAATATTACAATGAATACAAAATCGGTTCTTATCCCAATATTACGATGGTGAGCGAACCTACCCGCCAAATCATGTACTTCTACGGCTTGAGGGAATTCCCCGGGGTATATATATATGATAAAAAGCGGCAATTAAAACATGAAGTTACGGCAGCCTTAAACGTGGAGAATATTTTATCTAGTTTATAA
- the efp gene encoding elongation factor P, which translates to MATTADIRTGLIIKLDNSLYSVVEFGQNKTARAAAKVWAKLKGVDNSRSIEHTWNSGDTIYPVRVEKKAFQFLYQDDTGYNFMDNETFEQLALPENMVDAPQFLKEGQEVNVAINTETEQPMSVELPDKIVLRITYSEPGMKGDTATRTLKPATVETGATVMVPLFCDEGELIRINTKTGDYIERVKE; encoded by the coding sequence ATGGCTACAACTGCAGATATCAGGACAGGATTAATCATTAAACTGGATAACAGTTTATATTCTGTCGTAGAGTTTGGACAGAATAAGACCGCCCGTGCCGCTGCCAAAGTTTGGGCAAAGTTGAAGGGGGTTGACAATAGCCGTTCAATCGAGCATACTTGGAACTCTGGTGATACCATTTACCCGGTTCGCGTTGAAAAGAAAGCTTTTCAATTCTTGTATCAAGATGATACCGGTTACAATTTCATGGATAACGAAACCTTCGAGCAGCTCGCATTGCCAGAAAATATGGTGGATGCTCCACAGTTCTTGAAAGAAGGCCAAGAAGTGAATGTTGCGATCAACACCGAAACAGAACAACCGATGAGCGTGGAACTACCAGACAAGATCGTTTTGCGTATTACTTATTCCGAACCCGGGATGAAAGGCGATACCGCGACACGTACCTTGAAACCAGCCACCGTTGAAACCGGTGCAACCGTGATGGTACCGCTTTTCTGCGATGAAGGTGAATTGATCCGTATTAACACCAAAACAGGTGACTACATCGAAAGAGTAAAAGAATAG
- the accB gene encoding acetyl-CoA carboxylase biotin carboxyl carrier protein, with translation MDFKQIQELIKIVNKSNISELSIEQEKFKITIKQKEQETTQQIVTVPVAAAPVQAVAPATAPVQAAAAAPAAEKPKAAEAPASNLITIKSPMIGTFYRSAGPDKPPFANVGDDVAPGKVVCIIEAMKLFNEIESEVSGKIVKVLVDDASPVEYDQPLFLVEP, from the coding sequence ATGGATTTTAAACAGATCCAGGAGCTGATTAAGATTGTTAATAAGTCTAATATCAGTGAACTGAGCATTGAGCAAGAAAAGTTTAAGATTACGATAAAACAAAAAGAGCAAGAAACAACTCAACAGATCGTAACTGTTCCAGTAGCTGCCGCTCCCGTTCAAGCCGTTGCCCCGGCAACAGCCCCTGTACAAGCTGCCGCTGCCGCTCCTGCTGCTGAAAAACCTAAAGCTGCCGAGGCTCCTGCCAGCAACTTGATTACCATCAAATCTCCAATGATCGGTACTTTCTATCGCTCCGCCGGTCCGGATAAGCCGCCATTTGCGAATGTCGGGGATGATGTAGCTCCCGGTAAAGTAGTTTGCATCATCGAAGCGATGAAATTGTTTAATGAAATCGAAAGCGAAGTAAGCGGTAAAATCGTGAAAGTATTGGTAGATGATGCATCTCCGGTAGAATACGATCAACCGCTATTCTTAGTTGAACCATAA
- the accC gene encoding acetyl-CoA carboxylase biotin carboxylase subunit: MFKKILIANRGEIALRIIRTCKEMGIKTVAVYSTADRDSLHVRFADEAVCIGKPQSSDSYLNIPHIMAAAEITNADAIHPGYGFLAENARFAEICSEHGIKFIGPTADMIRKMGDKMTAKETMIAAGVPVIPGSGGLLQSMDEARKLAKEMTYPIILKATAGGGGKGMRVVWEESELENAYNMAKNEARAAFNNDGIYMEKFVEEPRHIEIQVAGDQYGKVCHLSERDCSIQRRHQKLVEESPSPFMTPELREKMGEAAIKAAAAINYESVGTIEFLVDKHRNFYFMEMNTRIQVEHGVTEEVINFDLIKEQIKIAAGIPISGKNYIPQMHAIECRINAEDPHNDFRPSPGKITVLHTPGGHGVRVDSHIYAGYVIPPYYDSMVAKIITIAQTREEAINTMERALSEFVIEGVKTTIPFHQQLMRNEDFRQGNFTTKFTESFKIE, from the coding sequence ATGTTTAAAAAAATATTGATTGCCAACCGTGGGGAAATCGCTTTGCGCATTATCCGTACCTGTAAAGAAATGGGTATCAAAACGGTGGCGGTTTATTCAACTGCTGATCGCGACAGTTTACATGTTCGCTTCGCCGACGAAGCTGTTTGCATCGGAAAACCGCAAAGTAGCGACTCTTACCTCAATATCCCGCATATCATGGCGGCGGCTGAAATTACTAATGCAGACGCCATCCATCCAGGTTATGGCTTCCTGGCTGAAAATGCCCGCTTCGCTGAAATTTGTAGCGAACACGGTATCAAGTTTATCGGCCCAACCGCGGATATGATCCGCAAGATGGGCGATAAGATGACAGCCAAGGAAACGATGATCGCCGCGGGCGTACCCGTAATCCCGGGTTCAGGAGGGTTATTACAAAGTATGGACGAAGCTAGGAAACTGGCCAAGGAAATGACTTACCCGATTATCCTGAAAGCTACTGCCGGTGGCGGTGGTAAAGGGATGCGCGTTGTTTGGGAAGAATCCGAGTTGGAGAATGCGTACAATATGGCCAAAAATGAAGCCCGTGCCGCATTTAACAACGACGGTATTTACATGGAGAAATTCGTGGAAGAGCCGCGCCATATCGAGATCCAGGTTGCGGGCGACCAATACGGGAAAGTTTGCCACCTTAGCGAGAGGGATTGTTCTATCCAGCGCCGTCACCAGAAATTGGTAGAAGAATCTCCTTCTCCTTTCATGACGCCTGAATTGCGTGAGAAGATGGGGGAAGCTGCCATTAAGGCCGCTGCCGCTATTAATTACGAGAGTGTAGGTACCATCGAGTTCCTGGTTGATAAACACCGTAATTTCTACTTCATGGAGATGAATACCCGTATCCAGGTGGAACATGGCGTAACGGAGGAAGTGATCAACTTTGATTTGATTAAAGAACAAATCAAGATCGCTGCCGGTATACCGATTTCAGGTAAGAATTACATCCCGCAAATGCACGCGATCGAATGCCGTATCAACGCGGAGGATCCTCACAATGATTTCCGTCCATCACCGGGCAAAATCACGGTATTGCATACTCCCGGTGGGCATGGCGTTAGGGTGGATTCCCATATTTATGCAGGTTATGTAATTCCGCCGTATTACGATTCGATGGTCGCTAAGATCATCACGATCGCTCAAACCCGAGAGGAAGCTATCAATACGATGGAACGTGCATTGAGCGAGTTCGTGATTGAAGGTGTGAAAACTACGATTCCTTTCCACCAGCAATTGATGAGGAATGAAGATTTCCGCCAAGGTAATTTCACGACCAAGTTCACGGAATCTTTCAAAATTGAGTAG
- a CDS encoding TonB-dependent receptor — translation MRKFLLTTGIIAMACIAQAQEIVVKGTVKAEDGRPVAFANISIPSEKTGTIANSNGAFILQLAKPGLVIFKISSVGFKSIEQKIEISAGGKQDIQFVLPANGSLQEVIVSASRKQETLDQVPSSVTIISPKDLEIQKSISNNISDILMNSVPGLGFSSNQTSNSGQTLRGRNVLVMIDGIPQSTPLRNGARDIRTIDPSAIERVEVIKGATAIYGNGADGGLINYITKKADRNKSGLSGKTTLGLNTQLKDAQHTGGFNLGQLLSGNYKKFDFVVSGHYEQTGVYKDADGTVISPTYGLGETQLWNAFTKLGFQVNDKNRVELMYNFFGSQQRSDYVAVDGVYPTKPATGVLGKRLGDPEGTPYNHNGSLHYTSRQIVGNTDLDVNLYFQDFNTVYYWTDSWEGGGQSQINSKKRGLRINLATPFNLGGNIQSEIVYGLDVLNDKTDQSLTDGRLWVPQMDMKNIAPYAQLKATFWDHFVFKAGARYENINIDVPDFTTIVSKNTKTGAYDVGGVPVTGGTIDYNAFVFNAGLRYNKLGYFKPFISYSQSFSVNELGRILRSAEENTIALLNTKAVIANNYEFGFSGTAGPVSYEANTYISTSKLGANYVEVDGKFQIARDPQKIYGFEMAADVRILKNMGMGASYSYIEGKLDINKNGKYNDAEDVYMGGEKIAPPKLTAYIRYQPLRQWNVRLQMLYAGNRDRFEPSTSGTYTYGKGPVSAFALFNLYSSFDFDTHSSLQLGVDNLFNKDYYLVYSQWDARGQNYLKGTGTRVNLTYNYKF, via the coding sequence ATGCGCAAATTTTTACTTACGACCGGAATCATAGCAATGGCTTGCATTGCGCAAGCACAAGAGATTGTTGTTAAAGGTACGGTAAAAGCGGAGGACGGCCGTCCTGTTGCTTTTGCAAACATTAGCATCCCTTCCGAAAAGACTGGCACCATAGCAAATAGCAACGGCGCTTTTATCCTTCAATTAGCCAAACCTGGACTGGTTATTTTCAAGATCAGCAGCGTAGGATTTAAAAGCATTGAACAAAAGATAGAAATATCAGCCGGGGGAAAGCAAGATATTCAATTTGTTTTGCCGGCAAACGGTAGCTTACAAGAAGTCATCGTTTCAGCGAGCCGTAAACAAGAAACCTTGGACCAGGTGCCTTCTTCGGTTACTATCATTTCCCCGAAAGATTTAGAAATACAGAAATCCATCAGTAATAATATTTCCGATATCTTGATGAACAGTGTTCCCGGTCTCGGTTTCAGCAGCAACCAAACTAGTAATTCCGGGCAAACGCTCCGTGGTAGAAATGTTTTGGTGATGATCGATGGTATCCCGCAATCCACCCCGCTCAGGAACGGCGCACGTGATATCCGCACCATTGATCCTTCGGCCATTGAAAGGGTGGAGGTGATCAAAGGGGCCACCGCTATTTACGGTAATGGCGCTGATGGAGGGTTGATAAACTACATTACCAAGAAAGCTGATAGAAATAAATCCGGCTTAAGTGGGAAAACTACATTAGGTTTAAATACCCAGTTGAAAGATGCCCAACATACGGGTGGTTTTAACTTGGGACAATTGCTTTCCGGCAATTATAAAAAATTCGATTTCGTTGTTTCCGGCCATTATGAACAAACTGGCGTTTATAAAGATGCCGATGGAACCGTCATTTCCCCGACATACGGATTAGGCGAAACGCAATTGTGGAATGCTTTTACAAAACTGGGTTTCCAGGTCAACGATAAAAACCGGGTCGAGTTAATGTATAACTTTTTCGGTAGCCAACAGCGTTCCGATTATGTAGCGGTTGATGGTGTATATCCCACCAAACCGGCTACGGGAGTATTGGGCAAAAGGCTGGGCGACCCGGAAGGCACCCCGTATAATCATAACGGGAGTTTGCATTATACATCCCGGCAAATTGTTGGTAACACCGACCTGGATGTAAACCTTTATTTCCAAGATTTTAATACCGTTTATTATTGGACAGATTCTTGGGAAGGTGGTGGTCAATCGCAGATCAATTCTAAGAAAAGAGGCTTGCGGATTAACTTGGCTACGCCGTTTAATCTTGGAGGCAATATTCAATCCGAGATCGTTTACGGTTTGGATGTTTTGAATGATAAAACCGATCAATCCCTTACGGATGGCCGCTTATGGGTGCCACAAATGGATATGAAAAACATAGCTCCTTATGCCCAATTGAAAGCAACATTCTGGGATCATTTTGTATTCAAAGCCGGCGCCCGCTACGAAAATATCAACATCGATGTTCCTGATTTTACAACGATCGTTTCTAAGAATACTAAAACGGGTGCGTACGATGTAGGTGGTGTCCCGGTTACAGGCGGTACTATCGACTACAATGCGTTCGTGTTTAATGCCGGGTTACGTTATAACAAACTGGGTTATTTTAAACCGTTTATCAGCTATTCTCAAAGCTTTTCTGTAAATGAACTAGGTAGGATTTTACGTTCTGCCGAAGAAAATACGATTGCATTATTAAATACGAAAGCGGTAATTGCCAATAACTATGAATTTGGTTTCAGCGGAACTGCCGGGCCGGTGAGCTATGAAGCAAATACCTATATCAGCACATCTAAGTTGGGTGCCAACTACGTGGAAGTAGATGGTAAATTCCAGATTGCCAGGGATCCACAGAAGATCTATGGTTTTGAAATGGCTGCCGATGTAAGGATTTTGAAGAACATGGGCATGGGTGCCTCATATTCTTATATTGAAGGGAAACTAGATATCAATAAGAATGGAAAATATAATGATGCGGAAGATGTTTACATGGGAGGAGAAAAAATTGCACCGCCCAAATTGACCGCGTACATCCGTTATCAACCTTTACGCCAATGGAACGTACGTTTACAGATGTTATATGCCGGCAACAGGGATCGCTTCGAGCCAAGTACTTCCGGTACATATACTTATGGAAAAGGCCCCGTGTCTGCTTTCGCGTTGTTTAATCTTTACAGTAGCTTTGATTTCGATACGCACAGCAGCTTGCAACTGGGCGTTGACAACTTATTCAACAAGGATTATTACCTCGTTTATTCTCAGTGGGACGCCCGTGGACAGAATTATTTGAAAGGAACCGGCACCCGTGTAAATCTAACTTATAATTACAAATTCTAA
- a CDS encoding PepSY-associated TM helix domain-containing protein, with the protein MKNIFQIHSVAGIIAGVFLLLLSLSGSVLVFSDEIDEAMNSELFHLPVNGAEPQPLEKLYSNAKAYLGHHPFMYFLRLPQNPGEPVILRAEYGPEHKVYILMNPYTGEVVGTRSNKGYFTGWLLYLHFTLLAGKSGAMVQLFIGGIFLISLVTGIIIYRKSFGKVLAFKSKLEWSNPRRRWRNLHRIVGVWSVVFNLLIVVTGILMQVKVVNARKDMSVIQGYGAHRLAFDDYYKIAKQAMPDLNILGIRLPKAEGGPVVVMGNQGGTKFFGEYNSGVQVDAASGKVVKVLDFNNASFSQKFAAAVKPLHFGNYGGIFLKIVYSLFGLMPGILSLSGTVILLRRTLLKPKGKVVKKQLAGIT; encoded by the coding sequence TTGAAGAACATATTTCAAATACATAGCGTTGCTGGAATCATAGCAGGAGTTTTTCTCCTGCTTTTGAGTTTATCCGGGAGTGTGCTCGTTTTTAGTGATGAAATCGATGAGGCTATGAACAGCGAATTATTTCACCTGCCGGTAAACGGTGCTGAGCCTCAACCCTTGGAAAAGCTTTATAGCAATGCAAAAGCTTACCTTGGGCATCACCCATTTATGTATTTTTTGCGCTTACCGCAAAATCCCGGTGAACCGGTCATCTTGAGAGCGGAATACGGTCCTGAACACAAGGTTTACATCTTGATGAATCCTTATACGGGCGAAGTGGTTGGCACCCGTTCCAACAAAGGCTATTTTACTGGCTGGTTGCTGTATTTACATTTTACGTTGCTGGCAGGGAAAAGCGGTGCGATGGTACAATTGTTCATCGGTGGCATTTTCCTAATATCCCTAGTTACCGGGATTATAATTTACCGTAAATCATTCGGGAAAGTATTGGCATTTAAATCGAAGTTAGAATGGTCAAACCCAAGAAGAAGGTGGCGTAACTTGCATAGGATCGTCGGCGTTTGGTCGGTTGTATTCAACTTGCTCATCGTGGTAACGGGGATCTTGATGCAGGTAAAAGTTGTGAATGCCCGGAAGGATATGAGCGTGATACAAGGTTATGGAGCTCACCGCTTGGCATTCGATGATTATTACAAGATCGCGAAACAAGCGATGCCTGATCTTAATATACTGGGTATCCGTTTACCTAAAGCTGAAGGCGGGCCCGTAGTAGTAATGGGCAACCAGGGCGGTACGAAGTTTTTCGGGGAATATAACTCGGGCGTGCAGGTAGATGCGGCTTCCGGTAAAGTTGTAAAGGTCCTAGATTTTAATAATGCTTCATTTTCTCAAAAATTCGCTGCGGCAGTTAAACCGTTACATTTTGGAAATTACGGGGGGATCTTTCTTAAGATTGTTTATAGCTTATTCGGTTTAATGCCTGGAATATTATCACTTTCCGGGACGGTAATTTTATTAAGAAGAACTTTATTGAAACCTAAAGGGAAAGTGGTAAAGAAGCAGCTCGCGGGTATCACTTAA